AGAATTATAATCACGTTATTATATTCATATAACCGTTTTGAATTTACATATAgtatacaagaaataattaatCTTAGTTTTTAAATACTTGGCTAGAATATGTAAACTTGCATCTAACATGTagctttatttattagtaagttATTACCGTTATTACAAGCACATAatctatttaaaattcacgtattACTATAACATGAGCATCGAATGTCACAAAtgtcataatatattattaataataaatgtcaGTGCATAATATACAGTTAAGATAAACattgtattaattataaatgACATTAACAtctcttttattataattgtaatgGTTCAGTTAATTGGCACATAGTATATTACAAATATATAATGTGTGGGTATCTATGtagctatgtatttatttataacaattgaTGTGTTACTAAAGTTGCATATTGAATTaattgtaaagaaaattattttttgatgattgtattacaacaaaaattatTCCTCTAGTCAAAAGTAAATTGATATCAAAATTGTTGATCAAGTTGAATATACAAAGTATACCTACATCCAAATATAGTATATGTAATAATCTGTTTTAAGTTTATTCATAAGCTGataaatgtatgtttgtattgtaaatgtatgtttattaaataaagtaatttaacgTTTGTTATAAGTATGTTTCATTTCTTGAAAGTcgagtacctacatacctaaaaagtcgtggtggcctagtgggcaaaggaccaatctctcaagtatgagggcgcgggttcgatcccaggtcaggcaagtaccaatgcaacttttctaagtctgtatgttctttctaagtatatcttagacaccattggctgtgtttcggatggcacgttaaactgtaggtcccggctgtcattgaacatccttggcagtcgttacgggtagtcagaagccagtaagtctgacaccagtctaaccaaggggtatcgggttgcccgggtaactgggttgaggaggtcagataggcagtcgcttcttgtaaagcactggtactcagctgaatccggttagactggaagccgaccccaacatgattgggaaaaaggctcggaggatgagtaccTACATAGGGGTTGGTAATTAAAATAGTTGTAGTCCCCTGGCCggcgaacatttttttttatacctacaaaggagaatgggcgaaatgtttttatgttggtctactccccctctagtaatgagtcatacatcatttattttattatttacaaaggtattttcaagcgttacattttgtactagcATACTgattaccaattcttagtactttagaagttagagcatattttagattatattaccgatagttagtttcaagttctGAGATTTCTTTTCTAGTAATGAATTATATATCagtggaaaggcctttttaaatagaacattttgaACGAACATACCTCCAACGAATTATATGTACtgtagaagctagagcttattttttattatattatcggtagttagtttcaagttcttagattccttctctagtaatgaattatatatcactggaaaggcctttttaaatataacatttcgtactaaaatacctcttgcaaattgtcagtactttagaagctacagcagattttagacatagttattatttcaccaaacacgttctaactccctaaatactaacaagtgacaatcgccgccatacaagaaaatactctacataacacaagctttctattgatatatcacttaatgctagaggagaagtagaccaaaacgctcattgtcctttaagactttgtgagtgcctttccttacgatgagtccgacaaacttttctaaTGCGCAAAGTTTAGCGCTGCTGCGTTTTtgaatgcttgactcctggaattgtcgatatgacgtcgctatggctcttcgtacatacaagtttcattttttttaatatgttaataaaattactttcaatATTGTGGTACAAAGCTCATGCTGcgtatggagtgtccaccatccagaaaatgtcgatatgacgtcactgttcCTCTTCGTACCTGTTCTGTACTTCTTCGTACTGTTCTCGTTCGTTCGTTCGGTTTTGTAGTATTTTGGAATCGCGTTCTTCTTACGATTTCATCGATTGGGTTAACCGACTCACCTGCACAAAACATTTCCACTTATATTTCATGCACGAATGAACCTATCAAAAATACCTAAACTACACTGCAAAATAGGCATActtcaatgaataaataaaacaaatatcataaagagtatttaataaaaactgtacatcagattagaaaaataaatatagtttaatgtaaattttgtctattgtgattcaAAGCTCGCGtgtctttgaataaataattatagttgataTTTTTCACTTCCTCAGGGTTGAGACTCAGTTGAGTGTTGTTCAATGCGTTTGTGTTATTCGACACTTTCTTTTCTCCCCATATATCGACTACGGACCTGATCTCCTGGTTGATGTATGCACGTAGGACTATGAGCACGGAGGAAGTCCCCACACCGCCCGCTTTGATCGACGCACTCGCCCCACAGGTTCTAATCGCCAAGTTGTCCACGTGAATGTACCTTATCGTGTAACCAGGAAAGTAGTTCTCGTACACATACACCTGACCTTCGTTTATAGACACGGCAGGGTTCTCCACGACGGCTGAGTCCATATGTTTCAGGGAGTACTGCCACTGGCCCAGCTCCAGAGGTGCCTTCGTTTTTTCACAGAACATTCTTGCATCTGCAGTGATGACAAAAAGAATTATTAACAACAGGTCCATTTAAGAGCGTTACATTTGCAAGATTGATTTGAAATCGTAGAATTTTTTTGTCGGCCAGCACCTGCGATTTTCGTTATGAACAATGGGCAGATAAGCGCGTTACGTTCACCCATTAGCAAGTTGTAGCACTGAGCTCAATACCTTTATTTGTTGGAGACACTTGTGCTAACTGAATGGAGGTTTCTTTCTGTTTGAAAGGAAAAAAGAAATGTTACGCAATTAAGGACAATAGGTTGTTGCATGGAAACtcaataagtatattttaccTTCCGTACCTAACTCATACTTTTAAGATAAACGTAAAATATAGTTGTCTATGTACACCACGTTTTTGTAAATGCTAAGACTTTGTCCAGAAGAAGCGAATTCGTCGCGAAACGTTTCGCGCGAATTCATTCGCGCGCTATTGAGATATTAGGCACGAATACATCGCGTCCATAAGCATCGCGCGAATTCAAAATACGCGCGTAAATCGCGTGACCATATAACGCCAGACCCTCGACTCGCGCGTGATTCGCGCGTATTGCGCCCTTTCT
This window of the Helicoverpa zea isolate HzStark_Cry1AcR chromosome 31, ilHelZeax1.1, whole genome shotgun sequence genome carries:
- the LOC124645107 gene encoding uncharacterized protein LOC124645107 isoform X1, with protein sequence MGERNALICPLFITKIADARMFCEKTKAPLELGQWQYSLKHMDSAVVENPAVSINEGQVYVYENYFPGYTIRYIHVDNLAIRTCGASASIKAGGVGTSSVLIVLRAYINQEIRSVVDIWGEKKVSNNTNALNNTQLSLNPEEVKNINYNYLFKDTRALNHNRQNLH
- the LOC124645107 gene encoding uncharacterized protein LOC124645107 isoform X2 — encoded protein: MFCEKTKAPLELGQWQYSLKHMDSAVVENPAVSINEGQVYVYENYFPGYTIRYIHVDNLAIRTCGASASIKAGGVGTSSVLIVLRAYINQEIRSVVDIWGEKKVSNNTNALNNTQLSLNPEEVKNINYNYLFKDTRALNHNRQNLH